The genomic segment GCGGGCCTCGGCTGCCGCGTCCTGCATCTCGCCCAACTCTTCGAGGACGGCGCTGTAAAACGTGTCATCCAGAGACTTGCGGTTGAGCAGACCCGTCAAGGCATCCCGATCGCTGTAGGCCAGCAACCGGTACATATTGCGAAAAACACGCGACACATCCGCAATCACCATGAGTTGGTCGTCGAGCAGCGCACTGGCCGAATGGATCTCCAGTACACCCTCCACGTCGGCCACCGGGTCAGCAAATAGCGGCAAATAGGTAATTCGCGGCCCGTCCTCGCCCGCCCAGGCAATTTCGACCCGTTCGCGGCGTTGGATGCAATGCAAACGGTCCCGGTTGTCCTCCAGCAAAGGCAGGGTTTGAAAGTCCACGCGCAAGGGATCTACCACCTTACCACCACCGCGCGCATCGAGCACGGTGACATCCATCCAGCGTTTGACGCCCTCCTCGCTGACGACCTTGGATACCAGCACCCGCTGGATAGGCACCAGGTCAATCAGGGCTTTGGAGAGGGTGAGCTCCAGCAGATCGCGGTCGCGGTGGTCCGTGAGCTTGATGAGGTGTTCAATAAGTGAGGCCATGAAACCATAATAGCCCCAACGCCTTGCGGCGTCACCATGGGTTTACGCCCTTGCAGCCGCTTTGTAAGCCTCTGCCGCCGCTTTGGTATCCATGCGGTGTTCGGCCAGATCGGCCAAGGCCAACAAGGCCCGACGCTTCAAACTGGCATCCTTGAGCAGCGGGATGGACTGTTTCAACAAAGCCTGCGCTTTGCCCCACAGCGACAAGCGAACACACATCACGCCGGCCAGATACTGCAGCAAGGGGTCACCAGGCAGCGCCATTTGCGCCTGCTCGATGCGGGCAAGCCAAGCCGCGTCCGGCACGGCCTCGCTGGCACCGAAACTGGTTTCCAAAATACCGGTCAGCCGCACCCGTTGATCGGTGGTCAGGCTATGGCCTTGCGACTCCCACAGTGGCAACACCCAGAGACGCGCCACCGCAGGATCACCTTGAACGCTAAGCAAGCGTTGCGCAGCCTCCAGCGCCACGTCCGGCTGCTGTCGCTCGGACAATTCCAAAGACGCCCACGCCTGCGACAGTTGCGCAGCATCGTGCGCGTTGCGCAGCATCTCAAGGGCCAGCCCACGCACGATGCCTGCTCCCGCCACTTCCGAGAATGCCCGGTGTTTGGTCAGCACTCTGGCTGCATCCAGTGCCACGCGGGTATTTCGGGCCTGGCGCGCTGCTTTAAAGCG from the Rhodoferax potami genome contains:
- a CDS encoding GGDEF domain-containing protein; this translates as MASLIEHLIKLTDHRDRDLLELTLSKALIDLVPIQRVLVSKVVSEEGVKRWMDVTVLDARGGGKVVDPLRVDFQTLPLLEDNRDRLHCIQRRERVEIAWAGEDGPRITYLPLFADPVADVEGVLEIHSASALLDDQLMVIADVSRVFRNMYRLLAYSDRDALTGLLNRKSLDDTFYSAVLEELGEMQDAAAEARQIVLAAGQERRHRVPPNYWLGTICVDNFGTINDHHGHLIAEEVLLLVARIMNNTFRTYDRLYRFGGEQFAVLMHCPDEALVLAAFERFRANIEKFNFPQVGHLTICGGLTRVTPDDSPNTALERAERAVDYGQHHGRNKVFSHAELVRKGFFAEALKIGAVDIF
- a CDS encoding heme biosynthesis HemY N-terminal domain-containing protein, translated to MRFALWLIALFCVAVVSALFAGNNHGTVTLFWPPHRIDVSLNLVLLGLALLFVTLHLALRALSGLFSIPQQARRWRLSYKERSIYSGLLDTISHLVAGRFVRARKAAEVVVAIEDAMLASGDALPDAARLRTLAHLLAAESAHALQDRSLREAHFENALAEASSKEAGDLRDGVQLRAARWALEDRDSAGAVRWLEQLPVGTARRTIALRLRFKAARQARNTRVALDAARVLTKHRAFSEVAGAGIVRGLALEMLRNAHDAAQLSQAWASLELSERQQPDVALEAAQRLLSVQGDPAVARLWVLPLWESQGHSLTTDQRVRLTGILETSFGASEAVPDAAWLARIEQAQMALPGDPLLQYLAGVMCVRLSLWGKAQALLKQSIPLLKDASLKRRALLALADLAEHRMDTKAAAEAYKAAARA